From one Nocardioides yefusunii genomic stretch:
- a CDS encoding TetR/AcrR family transcriptional regulator encodes MPERRSPESHLLSLIVHVRDNRLPDPEGTRRTIVQKAMVLFTQLGYGGTSMRAIAAEVGVQAGSMYGHFPQGKQQILEEGLRDILQEFLAHLSATLTPEMSHREQFETLVRRHVSWQLENGSRGLGWQAAFGGLGTNDALDESARESFRVGRLMYYGYVESLIASLGGEENAYPLSRAVLTLCDNANRVRPHPGATHDEVADQILWIVSRMTGLTPA; translated from the coding sequence ATGCCCGAACGTCGCTCCCCGGAATCGCACCTGCTGAGCCTGATCGTTCACGTCCGCGACAATCGTCTTCCCGACCCCGAGGGAACCCGCCGCACCATCGTGCAGAAGGCGATGGTTCTCTTCACCCAGCTCGGGTACGGCGGCACGTCGATGCGTGCCATCGCGGCTGAGGTGGGCGTCCAGGCCGGCAGCATGTACGGACACTTTCCCCAAGGGAAGCAGCAGATTCTGGAGGAGGGCCTGCGTGACATCCTGCAGGAGTTCCTCGCCCATCTGTCGGCGACCCTGACACCGGAGATGTCGCACCGCGAGCAGTTCGAGACGTTGGTGCGCCGGCACGTGTCATGGCAGTTGGAGAACGGCTCGCGCGGTCTCGGATGGCAGGCCGCCTTCGGCGGTCTGGGAACGAACGACGCCCTCGACGAATCGGCTCGGGAGTCCTTCCGGGTCGGCCGACTCATGTACTACGGCTACGTGGAGTCGCTGATCGCGTCCTTGGGCGGCGAGGAGAACGCCTATCCCCTGTCGCGCGCCGTGCTGACGCTCTGTGACAACGCCAACCGGGTGCGGCCGCACCCGGGTGCCACCCACGACGAGGTGGCCGACCAGATCCTGTGGATCGTGAGCCGGATGACAGGCCTCACGCCTGCCTGA
- a CDS encoding thioesterase family protein, giving the protein MIAPHDWRGQEGLYGGKVVAMLADLLTATDVGDRLALASVWAEFTGAVVPGETEGTVEVLHRGRSTALVRAALRQDGRAKASAVAKFAAAGQGDKLSPRTLPPAPPAADVVDYDAPWGHLPYDPKLQLKVIDQETRDGVLTTRAWLRVRPGHGDDLGEGGVEAVLLDLLPPGLFALEDKPAFVPTVDFAMHLNPSHRAEAGRWYWGEMRTEWSDGAFCCDTGEIRTTEGAFVARGTQNRRVVDAL; this is encoded by the coding sequence ATGATCGCGCCCCACGACTGGCGAGGTCAGGAAGGGCTCTACGGCGGCAAGGTCGTCGCGATGCTCGCCGACCTCCTCACCGCGACCGACGTCGGTGACCGGCTGGCCCTGGCATCGGTGTGGGCCGAGTTCACCGGCGCTGTGGTTCCGGGGGAGACCGAGGGCACCGTCGAGGTGCTGCACCGGGGGCGCAGCACCGCTCTGGTGCGGGCGGCCCTGCGACAGGACGGCCGCGCCAAGGCCAGCGCTGTGGCCAAGTTCGCCGCCGCGGGCCAGGGCGACAAGCTCTCCCCCCGGACGTTGCCGCCGGCACCTCCGGCGGCCGACGTCGTCGACTACGACGCCCCGTGGGGCCACCTGCCCTACGACCCGAAGCTGCAGCTCAAGGTGATCGACCAGGAGACCCGCGACGGCGTCCTCACCACCCGTGCCTGGCTACGGGTGCGTCCCGGCCATGGTGACGACCTCGGGGAGGGCGGTGTCGAAGCGGTCCTTCTCGACCTGCTGCCGCCGGGCCTCTTCGCCCTGGAGGACAAGCCAGCCTTCGTCCCGACGGTCGACTTCGCCATGCACCTCAATCCTTCGCACCGGGCCGAGGCCGGACGGTGGTACTGGGGCGAGATGCGCACCGAGTGGTCCGACGGCGCGTTCTGCTGCGACACCGGCGAGATCCGTACCACTGAGGGGGCCTTCGTGGCGCGTGGTACCCAGAACCGGCGCGTCGTCGACGCGTTGTGA
- a CDS encoding class I adenylate-forming enzyme family protein, whose product MSLKLNMANGVREFARSAPHRIAAVEGDRSLSFAAMDDRSSRLAQGVLALGCGPEKPVAVLAGNRIEYFEIMTAMAKAGVPVVPLNSRNSSLDNEFIVAHSGARVLIVDPALAHNASTFIESMDAVIAFAGSGAGDVGRDYELFLDTQRAVDPKAQVGDDDVFCITYTSGTTGRPKGVVLTHRGRLLTAYGAAIEYGLGPGKQTMAVAPLYHGAGFSFGFAGPQLGGQVTVQTKWDPEEFLSLLQSSRTSTVFLVPTHAQQIRRIVEEPAGAYDLSALETLYFNAAALPVELKEWVHQAFPGVGIHELYGSTECSLVTDLRPEDSMRKAGSVGHPWFMNEVKLLDDDRNPVAPGEPGELWARSPMLMKEYLNNPEATAEATDDEGFISVGDVAVADEEGFISIVDRKKDMIIAGGVNIFPREIEEVIGRHPSVDEVAVVGVPDETYGERIAAFVVPTAGAVVDVEALQQHVAAGVAKFKLPREWHTLDALPRNAGGKVLKRVIQDDYVAARIEPA is encoded by the coding sequence GTGTCCCTGAAACTGAACATGGCCAACGGCGTGCGCGAGTTCGCTCGCTCCGCCCCGCACCGGATCGCCGCCGTCGAAGGCGACCGGAGCCTGAGTTTCGCAGCGATGGACGACCGGTCCAGCCGCCTCGCCCAGGGCGTCCTCGCGCTGGGCTGCGGACCGGAGAAGCCGGTCGCGGTGCTCGCCGGCAACCGGATCGAGTACTTCGAGATCATGACGGCCATGGCCAAGGCCGGTGTGCCCGTGGTGCCGCTCAACTCGCGCAACTCCAGCCTCGACAACGAGTTCATCGTCGCCCACTCGGGTGCACGGGTCCTGATCGTCGACCCGGCGCTCGCCCACAACGCCTCGACGTTCATCGAGTCGATGGACGCCGTGATCGCGTTCGCCGGGTCGGGCGCGGGCGACGTCGGTCGTGACTACGAACTGTTCCTCGACACCCAGCGTGCCGTCGACCCGAAGGCGCAGGTCGGTGACGACGACGTCTTCTGCATCACCTACACCTCAGGGACCACAGGCCGCCCCAAGGGCGTCGTCCTGACCCACAGGGGCCGACTCCTCACCGCCTACGGTGCCGCGATCGAGTACGGACTCGGGCCTGGCAAGCAGACCATGGCCGTGGCGCCGCTCTACCACGGTGCCGGATTCTCGTTCGGCTTCGCCGGCCCCCAGTTGGGCGGTCAGGTGACGGTCCAGACGAAATGGGACCCCGAGGAGTTCCTGTCGCTGCTGCAGTCCTCGCGCACGTCGACGGTCTTCCTGGTTCCCACCCATGCGCAGCAGATCCGGCGGATCGTCGAGGAGCCCGCTGGTGCTTACGACCTGTCGGCGCTGGAGACCCTCTACTTCAACGCCGCCGCATTGCCGGTCGAGCTGAAGGAATGGGTGCACCAGGCGTTCCCCGGGGTGGGCATCCACGAGCTGTACGGCTCCACCGAGTGTTCCCTGGTGACCGACCTGCGCCCCGAGGACTCGATGCGCAAGGCCGGATCGGTGGGCCACCCGTGGTTCATGAACGAGGTCAAGCTCCTCGACGACGACCGCAACCCGGTCGCGCCGGGTGAACCCGGTGAACTGTGGGCTCGTTCGCCGATGCTGATGAAGGAGTACCTCAACAACCCCGAGGCGACCGCCGAGGCCACCGACGACGAAGGATTCATCAGTGTCGGTGACGTCGCCGTGGCCGACGAGGAGGGCTTCATCTCGATCGTGGACCGCAAGAAGGACATGATCATCGCCGGAGGCGTGAACATCTTCCCGCGCGAGATCGAAGAGGTCATCGGACGTCACCCTTCGGTCGACGAGGTCGCCGTGGTCGGCGTCCCCGACGAGACATACGGCGAACGGATCGCCGCGTTCGTGGTGCCCACCGCCGGCGCAGTCGTGGACGTCGAGGCACTCCAGCAGCACGTCGCCGCTGGGGTCGCGAAGTTCAAGCTGCCCCGTGAGTGGCACACCCTCGACGCATTGCCCCGCAACGCCGGCGGAAAGGTGCTCAAGCGCGTCATCCAGGACGACTACGTCGCTGCCCGCATCGAGCCCGCCTGA
- a CDS encoding FadR/GntR family transcriptional regulator codes for MSRVGWQPLRVRSVADQVADALRGELRERARVGALKLPPETELAEQLGISRGSLRLALRRLAAEGIVESRRGARGGTFVVDTSPARAADPDAEAVTVDAAMAGRMALEVSAVRAAAVDPRVADRWNELVDDERYSFERNRAFHESLLRATGGPLWTRMAEPWFEWALVVQARHPEPPCGTKVRDDHREIVDAVRACDADLAGEAMIRHLKWVGETYRG; via the coding sequence ATGAGCCGCGTCGGGTGGCAGCCGCTCCGGGTCCGCAGCGTCGCGGACCAGGTGGCCGATGCGTTGCGCGGAGAACTCCGGGAACGCGCCCGTGTCGGGGCTCTCAAGCTCCCCCCGGAGACCGAACTTGCCGAGCAGCTGGGCATCAGCCGCGGATCTCTCCGACTGGCCCTGCGACGTCTCGCGGCCGAAGGCATTGTCGAGTCCCGTCGTGGGGCCCGCGGGGGGACGTTCGTGGTCGACACCAGCCCGGCCCGCGCAGCTGACCCGGATGCAGAAGCAGTCACGGTCGACGCGGCCATGGCCGGACGGATGGCCCTTGAGGTCTCGGCGGTGCGGGCCGCAGCCGTCGATCCACGGGTGGCCGACCGCTGGAACGAACTGGTCGACGACGAGCGCTACTCCTTCGAACGCAACCGCGCCTTCCACGAGAGCCTCCTGCGGGCCACCGGCGGTCCGTTGTGGACCCGTATGGCGGAACCGTGGTTCGAATGGGCCCTCGTCGTCCAGGCGCGCCATCCCGAACCGCCGTGCGGCACGAAAGTCCGCGACGACCACCGGGAGATCGTCGACGCCGTCAGAGCCTGCGACGCCGACCTCGCCGGCGAGGCGATGATCCGGCACCTGAAATGGGTGGGGGAGACCTACCGGGGGTGA
- a CDS encoding tannase/feruloyl esterase family alpha/beta hydrolase has product MSRRWLAPLTSLTLALSGTFALSATSTAVATPATTTLSSDACVALLSHEDPSVSGARITSAEIITAAGTMPEHCRVTGTVTNKAGGLATFRVNLPTAGHDGRMYFRGCGGSCGSLIGPDPTWLARGHVVATTDMVTHSYGSLSFAWARNNREAEIDFSYRATHEATVIAKNLTKAAYGARPSHSYFYGGSTGGRQALVGAQRYPYDYDGIIALYPASNETSIGTLHLLWSAGANLDAQGEPIMTNADAEILHADVIAYCDPKDGLTDGLIEDPRACNFKASQSRLSPAKAAVAQLIYDGPRDSSGKALTPGGPELGSELNWRNNYIQADGAAESVYTSFGKSFTRDAAFEDDLPEDWTPDQFDWDTDPARLGFMEQFYTSTNTDLSTFHRAGGKLLLFQGWSDQSVVPAFTLDYHARLVAHMGKATTDEFLRFYTVPGLGHSALPLDPTLELHDWVENGKAPHAFVARNLTGATKAATRPLYPFPLVPRWSGKGNINDLATWRSFDPTARPIAPVRPAEPVAKAPGKVSKVKVNGKTRARTRTVSWRAPAAVKGAPVLRYRITVSQKGKVTSNRTIRSSVRSMKFSTSKLRSGRAKVTVRAVNNTGSSAPASVVFRIKK; this is encoded by the coding sequence ATGTCTCGAAGATGGCTCGCCCCACTCACGTCCTTGACCCTGGCCCTGAGCGGTACGTTCGCTCTCAGTGCCACCAGCACGGCCGTCGCCACGCCGGCCACCACCACGCTGTCGAGCGACGCATGCGTCGCACTTCTCTCCCACGAGGACCCGTCCGTCAGCGGCGCCAGAATCACCTCCGCCGAGATCATCACGGCCGCGGGCACCATGCCGGAGCACTGCCGTGTGACCGGCACCGTCACCAACAAGGCAGGCGGTCTGGCGACGTTCCGTGTCAATCTGCCCACCGCCGGCCACGACGGCCGCATGTACTTCCGTGGATGCGGCGGATCCTGCGGATCCCTGATCGGCCCCGACCCGACGTGGCTGGCGCGCGGGCACGTCGTGGCGACCACCGACATGGTGACCCACTCCTACGGCTCGCTCTCCTTCGCATGGGCGCGCAACAATCGCGAGGCGGAGATCGACTTCTCCTACCGCGCGACGCACGAGGCGACCGTGATCGCCAAGAACCTCACGAAAGCTGCCTACGGAGCCCGCCCGTCGCACTCGTACTTCTACGGCGGTTCGACGGGAGGCCGTCAGGCTCTCGTCGGCGCCCAGCGCTATCCCTACGACTACGACGGCATCATCGCGCTCTACCCGGCCAGCAACGAGACCTCCATCGGCACCCTGCACCTGTTGTGGAGTGCGGGTGCGAACCTCGACGCCCAGGGCGAGCCGATCATGACCAACGCGGACGCGGAGATCCTGCACGCTGACGTGATCGCCTACTGCGACCCGAAGGACGGCCTCACCGACGGCCTGATCGAAGACCCTCGCGCATGTAATTTCAAGGCGTCCCAGTCCCGCCTGAGCCCCGCCAAGGCTGCCGTGGCCCAGCTCATCTACGACGGACCTCGCGACTCCAGTGGCAAGGCACTCACTCCGGGTGGCCCCGAGCTGGGTTCGGAGCTCAACTGGCGCAACAACTACATCCAGGCCGACGGTGCTGCCGAGTCCGTCTACACGTCGTTCGGCAAGTCCTTCACCCGTGACGCCGCGTTCGAGGACGACCTGCCGGAGGACTGGACTCCCGACCAGTTCGACTGGGACACCGACCCCGCCCGCTTGGGCTTCATGGAGCAGTTCTACACCTCCACCAACACCGATCTGAGCACCTTCCACCGCGCCGGCGGCAAGCTGCTCCTGTTCCAGGGATGGTCGGACCAGTCCGTCGTGCCAGCCTTCACCCTCGACTACCACGCACGTCTGGTCGCCCACATGGGCAAGGCCACCACCGACGAGTTCCTGCGCTTCTACACCGTTCCGGGCCTCGGCCACAGTGCTCTGCCCTTGGACCCGACCCTGGAACTGCACGACTGGGTGGAGAACGGCAAGGCTCCGCACGCGTTCGTTGCCCGGAACCTGACCGGTGCCACGAAGGCTGCCACCCGGCCGCTGTACCCGTTCCCGCTGGTCCCGCGCTGGAGCGGCAAGGGCAACATCAACGACCTGGCCACGTGGCGTTCGTTCGACCCCACGGCCCGTCCCATCGCTCCTGTCCGGCCCGCCGAGCCGGTGGCGAAGGCCCCGGGCAAGGTCTCCAAGGTCAAGGTCAACGGCAAGACGCGAGCTCGCACCCGCACGGTCTCCTGGCGTGCCCCGGCCGCGGTGAAGGGTGCTCCTGTACTCCGCTACCGCATCACCGTCTCCCAGAAGGGCAAGGTGACCTCGAACCGGACCATCCGCTCGTCGGTGCGGTCGATGAAGTTCTCCACCTCCAAGCTGCGCAGCGGCCGGGCCAAGGTCACCGTCCGGGCAGTCAACAACACCGGTTCCAGCGCCCCCGCTTCTGTGGTGTTCCGGATCAAGAAGTGA